A window of the Lactuca sativa cultivar Salinas chromosome 5, Lsat_Salinas_v11, whole genome shotgun sequence genome harbors these coding sequences:
- the LOC111907778 gene encoding uncharacterized protein LOC111907778 codes for MSNTRSHYSLDDLAQEILSRIFVVLGAESAKDIVSARLSSNKMYEAGGDPQVYRTTCMDMFEGMGPKNLKADLFIRTCALHNNIEAIFRQGIDECFCYGNFGLGLTLLRQVAYEDHLEAIYLLGIIHISRGPHLCDEGLQLLDAYFGWAVLDDGEYMGVVDSAKELL; via the exons ATGTCGAATACTAGAAGTCACTATTCGTTAGATGATCTCGCACAAGAGATTTTGAGTCGGATATTTGTAGTATTAGGGGCAGAATCTGCGAAAGACATCGTCTCTGCACGACTTTC TTCAAATAAGATGTATGAAGCGGGGGGTGATCCTCAAGTGTACAGAACAACATGCATGGACATGTTTGAAGGAATGGGTCCCAAAAATCTGAAAGCTGATTTATTTATACGCACATGTGCATTGCATAATAACATTGAAGCCATTTTCAGACAAGGAATT GATGAGTGCTTTTGTTATGGCAATTTTGGTTTAGGATTGACTTTGTTGAGACAAGTAGCATATGAAGATCATCTTGAGGCAATTTATTTGCTTGGAATCATCCACATTTCAAGAGGGCCTCATCTATGTGATGAAG GTTTACAATTACTTGATGCCTATTTTGGTTGGGCAGTTCTGGATGATGGGGAGTACATGGGTGTTGTTGATAGTGCCAAAGAGTTGTTGTAG